One Burkholderia cepacia genomic window carries:
- a CDS encoding GspE/PulE family protein: protein MNQDAQRPDPMFARATPSAGADAAQPRGPRAVSEAGDFAASVEERKFVCLFDDGRLLIAEGHEMNPFVLSYRARLDRMGRPYRLTPATLTQVREAYRQHVAGGGERLDHTVMQVLAKELIGRACRERASDIHIRVRRFSTEVYFRIHNELVRVNEHTREHGERLLATLYGAMTTVSDNSYRPNERQDASIGDRDKLPDDLYGVRIATTPTNEGSLMVLRLLYNDAGDASDLAALGFAPEHVAAFRTLRAQPHGMNIISGPTGSGKSTTLQRMLAAQIDESRGSLHVITVEDPIEYPIGGAVQTPVANAPTEEARALAFAAAITNAMRLDPDTIMIGEIRDRASGQTALRASMTGHQVWTTVHANSALAIADRLIDLGLHARMVTDHTVVSGLISQRLVKLLCPHCKLRLVDHPDRIEPGLFARLRLALDSRMHDVCIAGDGCAHCRTVGTIGRTVVAEVILPDARLFEFLRDGDKAGALEYWTRTLGGMTLAEHALRKVAAGLVDPRGVERIVGTLAPVSGEARQQLSLVGFSYGT, encoded by the coding sequence ATGAACCAGGACGCGCAACGACCCGACCCGATGTTCGCGCGTGCGACGCCGTCCGCCGGTGCCGACGCCGCGCAGCCGCGCGGCCCGCGCGCCGTCAGCGAAGCGGGCGATTTCGCCGCGAGCGTCGAGGAACGCAAGTTCGTCTGCCTGTTCGACGACGGGCGCCTGCTGATCGCCGAAGGCCACGAGATGAACCCGTTCGTGCTGTCGTATCGCGCGCGGCTCGACCGGATGGGCCGGCCATATCGACTGACGCCCGCGACGCTGACGCAGGTGCGCGAGGCGTACCGGCAGCATGTGGCGGGCGGCGGCGAGCGGCTCGATCACACGGTGATGCAGGTGCTCGCGAAGGAGCTGATCGGCCGCGCGTGCCGCGAGCGCGCGTCGGACATCCATATCCGCGTGCGCCGCTTCAGCACCGAGGTCTACTTCCGCATCCACAACGAGCTCGTGCGCGTGAACGAGCACACGCGCGAGCACGGCGAGCGGCTGCTCGCGACGCTGTACGGCGCGATGACGACCGTGTCGGACAACAGCTACCGGCCGAACGAGCGGCAGGATGCGAGCATCGGCGACCGCGACAAGCTGCCGGACGACCTGTACGGCGTGCGGATCGCGACGACGCCGACCAACGAAGGCAGCCTGATGGTGCTGCGGCTGCTGTACAACGATGCGGGCGACGCGTCCGATCTCGCGGCGCTCGGCTTCGCGCCCGAGCACGTCGCGGCGTTTCGCACGCTGCGCGCGCAGCCGCACGGGATGAACATCATCAGCGGGCCGACGGGCTCCGGCAAGTCGACGACGCTGCAGCGGATGCTTGCCGCGCAGATCGACGAATCGCGCGGCAGCCTGCACGTGATCACGGTCGAGGACCCGATCGAGTATCCGATCGGCGGCGCGGTGCAGACGCCGGTGGCGAACGCGCCGACCGAGGAGGCGCGCGCGCTCGCGTTCGCGGCGGCGATCACGAACGCGATGCGGCTCGACCCGGACACGATCATGATCGGCGAGATCCGCGACCGCGCGTCCGGGCAGACGGCGCTGCGCGCGTCGATGACGGGCCACCAGGTGTGGACGACGGTGCACGCGAACAGCGCGCTCGCGATCGCCGACCGCCTGATCGATCTCGGCCTGCACGCGCGGATGGTCACCGATCACACGGTGGTCTCCGGGCTGATCAGCCAGCGTCTCGTGAAGCTGCTGTGCCCGCATTGCAAGCTGCGGCTCGTCGATCATCCGGACCGCATCGAGCCGGGCCTGTTCGCGCGGCTGCGGCTCGCGCTCGACAGCCGGATGCACGACGTGTGCATCGCGGGCGACGGCTGCGCGCATTGCCGCACGGTCGGCACGATCGGCCGCACGGTCGTCGCCGAGGTGATCCTGCCCGATGCGCGGCTGTTCGAGTTCCTGCGCGACGGCGACAAGGCCGGCGCGCTCGAGTACTGGACCCGCACGCTCGGCGGGATGACGCTCGCCGAGCACGCGCTGCGCAAGGTCGCGGCGGGGCTCGTCGATCCGCGCGGCGTCGAGCGCATCGTCGGCACGCTCGCGCCGGTGTCGGGCGAGGCGCGGCAGCAGTTGTCGCTCGTCGGATTCAGCTATGGCACTTGA
- the pilP gene encoding type IV pilus biogenesis protein PilP, with translation MCLLGLALFAGVARAAGPASPDDGAATAARLTQLQSETVLLQAQLKKLETQQQVIERAAQLARALGGGAPAGGQFTVTAIEGVGKRAFATLRMNGGAEFEVQRGDALPDGGRVVAIEPRAVVVSSRGRTVRLSTASPSYAGNPPLPADAAAPLPSVPSLPASGS, from the coding sequence ATGTGCTTGCTTGGCCTGGCGTTGTTCGCCGGCGTCGCGCGCGCGGCCGGGCCCGCGTCGCCCGACGACGGCGCCGCGACCGCCGCGCGGCTCACGCAGCTGCAAAGCGAGACGGTGCTGCTGCAGGCGCAGCTGAAGAAGCTCGAAACCCAGCAGCAGGTCATCGAGCGTGCCGCGCAGCTCGCGCGTGCGCTCGGCGGCGGCGCGCCGGCCGGCGGGCAATTCACGGTGACGGCGATCGAAGGCGTCGGCAAGCGCGCGTTCGCGACGCTGCGGATGAACGGCGGCGCCGAATTCGAGGTGCAGCGCGGCGACGCGCTGCCGGACGGCGGGCGCGTCGTCGCGATCGAGCCGCGCGCGGTCGTCGTGTCGAGTCGCGGGCGCACGGTCCGGCTGTCGACGGCGTCGCCTTCCTATGCGGGCAATCCGCCGCTGCCGGCCGACGCGGCCGCGCCGCTGCCTTCGGTGCCATCGTTGCCGGCGAGCGGGTCATGA
- the pilO2 gene encoding type 4b pilus protein PilO2, with product MSAQVIQIGRQRFVAGLFWQSLSRRNELRAEAVELAKKLKFDLMVLRIDRGGAAAGYANTRDGFTPGHLSLGAMVSRAIALEGAFYNGRRQPAPNWLGAFALPDGRWAYFAVRDHAFMPQGDWIGTRDEALERLHTDYAWGGWNVVIGEPELERQGFQNFQPKRLDELLPRRGGRPRTERWWALRPVERRLPPRTALIAATLVCVAAGSALAYWHHRAKVEAEEREAALERVRAELAARQTSAPIVHPWATLPDAVGFARACAARFGRLAPGGWRLERYECTPDAAHYAWARNGSNVRYLLAVEPGATVDTDGERATLDVPLAAPKAGDTPLVDDSAVRTQLLSRLQWLDTAAKLDRLLPDQASGAPLANLAQQAAAAAGWRAYRLNATLGGIAPPEFVRAIDVPGLRVQRIAYQNNQWTLEGVLYAK from the coding sequence ATGAGCGCGCAAGTGATTCAAATCGGCCGCCAGCGCTTCGTCGCCGGCCTGTTCTGGCAATCGCTGTCGCGGCGCAACGAGCTGCGCGCCGAAGCGGTCGAGCTCGCGAAGAAGCTGAAGTTCGACCTGATGGTGCTGCGGATCGATCGCGGCGGCGCGGCGGCGGGCTATGCGAACACGCGCGACGGCTTCACGCCCGGGCATCTGTCGCTCGGCGCGATGGTGTCGCGCGCGATCGCGCTCGAAGGCGCGTTCTACAACGGCCGCCGGCAGCCCGCGCCGAACTGGCTCGGCGCGTTCGCGCTGCCGGACGGACGCTGGGCGTACTTCGCGGTGCGCGACCACGCGTTCATGCCGCAAGGCGACTGGATCGGCACGCGCGACGAAGCGCTGGAGCGGCTGCACACCGATTACGCTTGGGGCGGCTGGAACGTCGTGATCGGCGAGCCGGAGCTCGAGCGGCAGGGCTTCCAGAATTTCCAGCCGAAGCGGCTCGACGAACTGCTGCCGCGCCGCGGCGGCCGGCCGCGCACCGAGCGCTGGTGGGCGCTGCGGCCCGTCGAGCGGCGCCTGCCGCCGCGCACCGCGCTGATCGCCGCGACGCTCGTGTGCGTCGCGGCCGGCAGCGCGCTCGCGTATTGGCATCATCGCGCGAAGGTCGAGGCCGAGGAGCGCGAGGCGGCGCTCGAGCGCGTGCGCGCGGAGCTCGCGGCGCGGCAGACGAGCGCGCCCATCGTGCATCCGTGGGCGACGCTGCCCGACGCGGTCGGGTTCGCGCGCGCATGCGCGGCGCGTTTCGGCCGGCTCGCGCCGGGCGGCTGGCGGCTCGAGCGCTACGAATGCACGCCGGACGCCGCGCACTACGCGTGGGCGCGCAACGGCTCGAACGTGCGCTACCTGCTCGCCGTGGAGCCCGGCGCGACGGTCGACACCGACGGCGAGCGCGCGACGCTCGACGTGCCGCTCGCCGCGCCGAAGGCCGGCGACACGCCGCTCGTCGACGATTCGGCTGTCAGGACACAACTTCTGTCGCGTCTCCAATGGCTCGACACGGCCGCTAAACTCGACCGGCTGCTTCCCGATCAGGCATCGGGCGCCCCGCTCGCGAATCTCGCGCAGCAGGCGGCCGCCGCGGCCGGGTGGCGCGCGTACCGGCTGAACGCGACCCTCGGCGGCATCGCGCCGCCCGAGTTCGTGCGCGCGATCGACGTGCCGGGGCTGCGCGTGCAGCGCATCGCTTACCAGAACAATCAGTGGACTCTCGAAGGAGTGCTCTATGCGAAATAG
- a CDS encoding PilN family type IVB pilus formation outer membrane protein: MRVFLVISLLAALLGGCTGLRGGIERDAQRDSNESGALLKRVSDGDNSVHALAPVVVNDGLWVSAGAVKLQRGEQLPSLFDEPASFDRPVASLSEFAEQVTRLTQVPTQVAASAQQAAARSQNGGADGAARSAPAFLDASGARSVPPLPPGMPAGASSGGKAGGGAGADGGGTSFAPVRIVYAGGTLRGLLDAACARFGVFWKYEQGTIRFFFTDTRTFQVNAIPGDSSLNASVVSGATSDGTSGGSQSGGAGGGGNGANSGSTGLTANNTANTAVNSQLSVFNGLQSAIQSMLSRYGSSVSSPATGSISVTDTPDVLERVAAFMTQQNRSLSRQVLLNVTVLSVSLNAGDAYGIDWSLVYKTMSASFGVTNPFTPVALTSPADLSATVLSPTSRFNGTKLLIRALSQQGTVRRKTSASVTTLNNQPVPVQVAKQTGYLASVSTTNTANVGSSTALTPGTVTTGFNMTLLPHVLDDGTVMLQFSTNISSLLQLKDVTSSEAKGATKIQTPDVDMRNFLQRVAMKSGETLVISGYEGTNDSLDERGVGTPKMIALGGGYEAQRTREVIVILITPVTQRGGA; encoded by the coding sequence ATGCGCGTCTTTCTCGTCATTTCGTTACTCGCAGCGCTGCTGGGCGGCTGCACCGGGCTGCGCGGCGGCATCGAGCGGGACGCGCAACGCGATTCGAACGAATCCGGCGCGCTCCTGAAGCGCGTATCCGACGGCGACAACAGCGTGCACGCGCTCGCGCCCGTCGTCGTGAACGACGGGCTGTGGGTGTCGGCGGGCGCCGTCAAGCTGCAGCGCGGCGAGCAGTTGCCGTCGCTGTTCGACGAGCCCGCGTCGTTTGATCGCCCGGTCGCTTCGTTGTCCGAATTCGCCGAGCAGGTCACGCGGCTCACGCAGGTGCCGACGCAGGTTGCCGCGAGCGCGCAGCAGGCGGCCGCACGTTCGCAGAACGGCGGCGCGGACGGCGCCGCGCGCAGCGCGCCCGCATTCCTCGACGCGTCGGGCGCTCGCTCGGTGCCGCCGCTGCCGCCCGGCATGCCGGCCGGCGCGTCGTCCGGCGGCAAGGCGGGCGGTGGTGCGGGCGCAGACGGCGGCGGCACGTCGTTCGCGCCGGTGCGGATCGTGTATGCGGGCGGCACGCTGCGCGGCCTGCTCGACGCGGCGTGCGCGCGCTTCGGCGTCTTCTGGAAATACGAGCAGGGGACGATCCGCTTCTTCTTCACCGACACCCGCACGTTCCAGGTGAACGCGATTCCCGGCGACTCGTCGCTGAACGCGTCGGTGGTAAGCGGCGCGACGAGCGACGGCACGTCGGGCGGCTCGCAGTCCGGCGGCGCGGGCGGCGGCGGCAACGGCGCGAATTCCGGCTCGACGGGCCTCACCGCGAACAACACGGCGAACACCGCGGTGAACTCGCAGCTCTCGGTGTTCAACGGCCTGCAGAGCGCAATCCAGTCGATGCTGTCGCGCTACGGCAGCTCGGTGTCGTCGCCCGCCACCGGCTCGATCTCGGTGACCGACACGCCCGACGTGCTCGAGCGCGTCGCCGCGTTCATGACGCAGCAGAACCGCTCGCTGTCGCGGCAGGTGCTGCTCAACGTGACCGTGCTCAGCGTGTCGCTGAATGCGGGCGACGCGTATGGAATCGACTGGAGCCTCGTCTACAAGACGATGTCGGCGAGTTTCGGCGTCACCAATCCGTTCACGCCGGTCGCGCTGACGTCGCCGGCCGATTTGTCCGCGACGGTGCTCAGCCCGACGAGCCGCTTCAACGGCACGAAGCTGCTGATTCGCGCGCTGTCGCAGCAGGGCACGGTGCGGCGCAAGACGTCGGCGTCGGTCACGACGCTCAACAACCAGCCGGTGCCCGTGCAGGTCGCGAAGCAGACGGGCTACCTCGCGTCGGTGTCGACGACCAACACCGCGAACGTCGGCTCGTCGACGGCGCTCACGCCGGGCACCGTGACGACGGGCTTCAACATGACGCTGCTGCCGCACGTGCTCGACGACGGCACCGTGATGCTGCAGTTCTCGACCAACATCTCGTCGCTGCTCCAGTTGAAGGACGTGACGAGCAGCGAGGCCAAGGGCGCGACGAAGATCCAGACGCCCGACGTCGACATGCGCAACTTCCTGCAGCGGGTCGCGATGAAGTCGGGCGAGACGCTCGTCATCAGCGGCTATGAAGGCACGAACGATTCGCTCGACGAACGCGGCGTCGGCACGCCGAAGATGATCGCGCTCGGCGGCGGCTACGAGGCGCAACGCACGCGCGAGGTGATCGTGATCCTGATCACGCCCGTCACGCAGCGCGGCGGCGCCTGA
- a CDS encoding toxin co-regulated pilus biosynthesis Q family protein: protein MMHGATVAAAAFIALALSATDCAASGPPAGTDPAPGGPFAERFDHAPLTAQRSDVFRAPASAAAAPGAQALPAAATATTAAAPVPAASSWDVRASDGTIRGVLSRWARTAGWQLVWDAPVDFSVDAQATLRGSFEDALQALVASLGRTSTPIQAILYQGNHVLRVVAQGAG from the coding sequence ATGATGCACGGCGCCACGGTCGCCGCGGCCGCGTTCATCGCGCTCGCGCTTTCTGCAACCGACTGCGCGGCGAGCGGCCCGCCCGCCGGCACCGATCCGGCGCCGGGGGGGCCGTTTGCCGAGCGCTTCGATCACGCGCCGCTGACGGCGCAGCGCAGCGACGTCTTTCGCGCGCCGGCGTCGGCCGCGGCCGCGCCAGGCGCGCAGGCGCTGCCCGCGGCGGCGACAGCGACGACGGCCGCCGCGCCTGTCCCGGCCGCGTCGAGCTGGGACGTGCGCGCATCCGACGGCACGATTCGCGGCGTCCTGTCGCGCTGGGCGCGCACGGCGGGCTGGCAACTGGTCTGGGATGCGCCGGTCGATTTCAGCGTCGACGCGCAGGCGACGCTGCGCGGCTCGTTCGAGGATGCGCTGCAAGCGCTCGTCGCGAGTCTCGGCCGCACGTCCACGCCGATCCAGGCGATTCTCTATCAAGGCAATCATGTATTGCGCGTCGTCGCGCAAGGAGCGGGCTGA
- a CDS encoding type IV pilus twitching motility protein PilT has translation MNQHAAAPLRDLAGEVLGLIDLKQMFTDIHIEQDRPITIKTPRGWVETSDEPVLVDDMRPLLDAIDEHWESALHQGTLDRPFVLTRCRLRCHVYRAGGGRKIVISMRRLPLKPLPLEELGLPVYVRSMLDSTKGIILVTGPTGSGKTTTIASLLEHVNATRNTHIVTIEEPIEYYLERRQSIISQREVPTDTPNFQHGLREALRQKPDVVMVGEVRDAQTADTLLQAGESGHLVLATMHTGSAVSALNKLLSFFPVEQRDRHAVALAESLIGVVCQSLVPSADGESLVLASELLFNNNNQVAKLIADPTKLHLVNEFLRRREDNMSRSLNDDLAALAARNRITTKDALRATYNRIELHEMMQSIVSR, from the coding sequence ATGAACCAGCATGCCGCCGCCCCGCTGCGCGATCTCGCGGGCGAAGTGCTCGGCCTGATCGACCTGAAGCAGATGTTCACCGACATCCATATCGAACAGGACCGCCCCATCACGATCAAGACGCCGCGCGGCTGGGTCGAGACGAGCGACGAGCCGGTGCTCGTCGACGACATGCGGCCGCTGCTCGACGCGATCGACGAGCACTGGGAGAGCGCGCTGCATCAAGGCACGCTCGACCGCCCGTTCGTCCTCACGCGCTGCCGGCTGCGCTGCCACGTGTATCGCGCGGGCGGCGGCCGCAAGATCGTGATCTCGATGCGCCGCCTGCCGCTCAAGCCGCTGCCCCTCGAGGAGCTCGGCCTGCCCGTCTACGTGCGCTCGATGCTCGACAGCACGAAGGGCATCATCCTCGTCACCGGCCCGACGGGCTCGGGCAAGACGACGACGATCGCGTCGCTGCTCGAGCACGTCAACGCGACGCGCAACACGCATATCGTCACGATCGAGGAGCCGATCGAATACTATCTGGAGCGCCGCCAGTCGATCATCTCGCAGCGCGAAGTGCCGACCGATACGCCGAATTTCCAGCACGGGCTGCGCGAGGCGCTGCGGCAGAAGCCGGACGTCGTGATGGTCGGCGAGGTGCGCGACGCGCAGACGGCCGACACGCTGCTGCAGGCGGGCGAATCCGGGCACCTCGTGCTCGCGACGATGCACACGGGCAGCGCGGTCAGCGCGCTCAACAAGCTGCTGTCGTTCTTTCCGGTCGAGCAGCGCGACCGGCACGCGGTCGCGCTCGCCGAATCGCTGATCGGCGTCGTCTGCCAGAGCCTCGTGCCGAGCGCGGACGGCGAGAGCCTCGTGCTCGCGAGCGAGCTGCTGTTCAACAACAACAACCAGGTCGCGAAGCTGATCGCGGACCCGACGAAGCTGCACCTCGTCAACGAGTTCCTGCGGCGCCGCGAGGACAACATGTCGCGCTCGCTGAACGACGATCTCGCCGCGCTCGCGGCCCGCAACCGGATCACGACGAAGGACGCGTTACGGGCGACTTACAACCGGATCGAGCTGCATGAAATGATGCAGTCCATTGTTAGCCGTTAG
- a CDS encoding secretion protein, which translates to MTPRAAVSAAAVALALASHAPALYAVPLAWPLARFDYRVGPVNAADALSELSRRSGVAIDIKTDAPCRLDVRDALPPQRFVDWVARTCGLASYYDGAVLQLVAPDAFERAAVRLNYATPAELRATLARQRIVDARWRPGYDDAARIVRVAGPPRYVALVLAAARALDEAAQARMRTETRAFRLRTRASADHAARGDAGDTIVPGLATRLRRRLEQDGVAPRAVPGVREFTASLPIVDADARSNTVLIRDVPARLARDARLVAQLDTLPASIRIDAFGVTLAPARLDALGLRWRDGAQASGSSEPTGATAPRIAVAPAPDGCAATRARVAELAAHGDASIDADGSTLTLPDGSADFGRLRQAFVASGDGDARALDAQRNGFAMRVTPRETAQAGRYALDMRIVERWADGASPSRETVSGVTLAAGECAALALPLAAGRGEQRLVLVTPRVSAASPPEPAKPAARPRAPSRARPPATPDSLGLRTQTRLLGN; encoded by the coding sequence GTGACGCCGCGCGCGGCCGTGTCGGCCGCCGCCGTCGCGCTCGCGCTCGCGAGCCATGCGCCGGCGCTGTACGCGGTGCCGCTCGCGTGGCCGCTCGCGCGCTTCGACTATCGGGTCGGGCCGGTGAACGCAGCCGACGCATTGAGCGAGCTGAGCCGCCGTTCGGGCGTCGCAATCGACATCAAGACAGACGCACCGTGCCGGCTCGACGTGCGCGACGCACTGCCGCCGCAGCGCTTCGTCGACTGGGTCGCGCGCACCTGCGGGCTCGCGTCGTACTACGACGGCGCGGTGCTGCAGCTCGTCGCGCCCGATGCGTTCGAGCGCGCGGCGGTGCGGCTCAATTACGCGACGCCCGCCGAGCTGCGCGCGACGCTCGCGCGGCAGCGGATCGTCGATGCGCGCTGGCGGCCCGGCTACGACGACGCGGCGCGCATCGTGCGGGTTGCCGGCCCGCCGCGCTACGTCGCGCTCGTGCTTGCCGCCGCGCGCGCGCTCGACGAGGCCGCGCAGGCGCGGATGCGGACCGAGACGCGCGCGTTCCGGCTGCGCACGCGCGCATCGGCTGACCACGCGGCGCGCGGTGACGCGGGCGATACGATCGTGCCGGGGCTGGCGACGCGGCTGCGCCGCCGGCTCGAACAGGACGGCGTCGCGCCGCGCGCGGTGCCGGGCGTGCGCGAATTCACCGCGTCGCTGCCGATCGTCGACGCGGACGCGCGCTCGAACACAGTGCTGATCCGCGACGTGCCCGCGCGGCTGGCGCGCGACGCGCGGCTCGTCGCGCAGCTCGATACGCTGCCGGCGTCGATACGGATCGATGCGTTCGGCGTGACGCTCGCACCCGCGCGGCTCGACGCGCTGGGGCTGCGGTGGCGCGACGGCGCGCAGGCGTCCGGATCGTCCGAACCCACAGGCGCAACCGCCCCGCGCATCGCGGTCGCACCCGCGCCGGACGGCTGCGCGGCAACGCGCGCGCGTGTCGCCGAACTCGCCGCGCATGGCGACGCGTCGATCGACGCCGACGGTTCGACGCTGACGCTCCCCGACGGCAGCGCGGATTTCGGCCGCCTGCGGCAGGCGTTCGTCGCGTCGGGCGACGGCGATGCGCGCGCGCTCGACGCGCAGCGCAACGGCTTCGCGATGCGGGTCACGCCGCGCGAGACCGCGCAGGCGGGCCGCTACGCGCTCGACATGCGGATCGTCGAGCGCTGGGCGGACGGCGCGTCGCCGTCGCGCGAAACCGTGTCCGGCGTGACGCTCGCGGCAGGGGAATGCGCGGCGCTCGCGCTGCCGCTTGCCGCCGGGCGGGGGGAGCAGCGGCTCGTGCTGGTGACGCCGCGCGTGAGCGCCGCCAGCCCGCCCGAACCCGCGAAGCCCGCGGCACGGCCGCGCGCGCCGTCGCGTGCGCGGCCGCCGGCGACGCCGGACAGCCTCGGCCTCAGGACGCAGACGCGCCTGCTCGGCAATTGA
- a CDS encoding response regulator transcription factor, whose protein sequence is MSEPNMQRTVQQPKQIVVVEDDPVQRTLLVTWLKAEGYRVEAFDDGLDARRFLGDSWADLLLLDWDLPGMTGERLLAWVRGRARSIVPVIFQTVHSDEEDIVKILDAGADDFLVKPLEKQTLLARVRALLRRFAALSVDSGRMQLGGYVLARATLTVSDDRASHAFSAKEFDILWHLAEHPGTVVQRQDLLRLVWGADASAQTRTVDMYVSRLRSRLKAAGIGWTVHAAYATGYRLNLGADAEPADRAS, encoded by the coding sequence ATGTCCGAACCGAACATGCAGCGCACCGTGCAGCAGCCCAAGCAGATCGTCGTCGTCGAGGACGATCCGGTGCAGCGCACGCTGCTCGTCACCTGGCTCAAGGCCGAGGGCTACCGCGTCGAGGCGTTCGACGACGGGCTCGACGCGCGCCGCTTCCTCGGCGACAGCTGGGCCGACCTGCTGCTGCTCGACTGGGACCTGCCCGGGATGACCGGCGAGCGGCTGCTCGCGTGGGTGCGCGGCCGTGCGCGCTCGATCGTCCCGGTGATCTTCCAGACCGTGCATTCGGACGAAGAGGACATCGTGAAGATCCTCGACGCCGGCGCGGACGATTTCCTCGTCAAGCCGCTCGAAAAGCAGACGCTGCTCGCGCGCGTGCGCGCGCTGCTGCGCCGTTTCGCGGCGCTGTCGGTCGACAGCGGGCGCATGCAGCTCGGCGGCTACGTGCTGGCGCGCGCGACGCTGACCGTGTCCGACGACCGCGCGTCGCACGCGTTCAGCGCGAAGGAATTCGACATCCTCTGGCACCTGGCCGAGCATCCCGGCACCGTCGTGCAGCGGCAGGACCTGCTGCGGCTCGTGTGGGGCGCGGACGCGTCCGCGCAGACCCGCACGGTCGACATGTACGTGAGCCGGCTGCGCAGCCGGCTGAAGGCGGCGGGCATCGGCTGGACCGTGCATGCGGCCTACGCGACCGGCTATCGCCTGAACCTGGGCGCGGACGCGGAACCGGCGGACCGCGCATCGTGA
- a CDS encoding sensor histidine kinase, protein MPQRADARIFEVMQARQAWGTLALDRDGAIVAATERAHALFGRTLPAGLPLAAVLGDAAHAALADPAALFDTLEQGFEFETDDAILWLTLQPVEDDPVLAATVTVADVTPLRRALDERVASLRFLAHDLRSPQNSILALTQLHDADPDAFAACGGLERVAQLARHALLLGQDYLVASAADDLRQRHFVRFDLRKMLRELVPKLEVGAVYRGVSLQLWLDDAAPLWLRGARVFVARALQNLIDNAVQASRQGARVEIRLHVRDAHAELTIRDWAGGLPGLAPDARMTDFAPLARRGSMGFGLGLQLAAQVVAAHAGALYAESNRGVGTTFVMRLPMLAPAAGAAPPAVPEGIARWRASVAPDG, encoded by the coding sequence GTGCCGCAACGGGCCGATGCCCGGATCTTCGAGGTGATGCAGGCCCGGCAGGCGTGGGGCACGCTCGCGCTCGACCGCGACGGCGCGATCGTCGCGGCCACCGAGCGCGCGCACGCGCTGTTCGGCCGCACGTTGCCGGCCGGGCTGCCGCTCGCCGCCGTGCTCGGCGATGCGGCGCACGCGGCGCTCGCGGACCCCGCCGCGCTGTTCGACACGCTCGAACAAGGATTCGAATTCGAAACCGACGATGCGATCCTGTGGCTCACGCTGCAGCCGGTCGAGGACGATCCGGTGCTCGCGGCGACGGTCACGGTCGCCGACGTCACGCCGCTGCGCCGCGCGCTCGACGAGCGCGTCGCGTCGCTGCGCTTTCTCGCGCACGACCTGCGTTCGCCGCAGAATTCGATTCTCGCGCTGACCCAGCTGCACGACGCCGATCCCGACGCGTTCGCCGCCTGCGGCGGCCTCGAACGGGTCGCGCAGCTCGCGCGGCACGCGCTGCTGCTCGGCCAGGACTACCTCGTCGCGTCGGCGGCGGACGATCTCCGGCAGCGCCATTTCGTGCGCTTCGACCTGCGCAAGATGCTGCGCGAGCTCGTGCCGAAGCTCGAAGTGGGTGCCGTCTATCGCGGTGTCTCCCTGCAGCTTTGGCTCGACGACGCCGCGCCGCTGTGGTTGCGCGGCGCGCGCGTGTTCGTCGCCCGCGCGCTGCAGAACCTGATCGACAACGCGGTGCAGGCGTCGCGGCAAGGCGCGCGCGTCGAGATCCGGCTGCACGTGCGCGACGCGCACGCGGAACTGACGATCCGCGACTGGGCGGGCGGCCTGCCCGGCCTCGCGCCGGACGCCCGGATGACGGATTTCGCGCCGCTCGCCAGGCGCGGCTCGATGGGCTTCGGCCTCGGGCTGCAGCTCGCCGCGCAGGTGGTGGCCGCGCATGCGGGCGCGCTGTACGCCGAATCGAATCGCGGCGTCGGCACGACGTTCGTGATGCGTCTGCCGATGCTCGCGCCGGCGGCCGGCGCGGCGCCGCCCGCCGTGCCCGAAGGCATCGCGCGCTGGCGCGCGAGCGTCGCGCCGGACGGCTGA
- a CDS encoding HrpB1 family type III secretion system apparatus protein: MAIKPCNKAALRALLSAFSAGLRASAHSDLDELLLALRVLQPRNAAVDLCDVRLRISRRDWIGALHILRTLEDQQRGTPLCAALQSWCLYALQDDDWRRYAQTVVMSGDRASTVLVGRFLKVDELADAVGMHDDDVAARISQLLRLDRYQWARHVHASGMG; this comes from the coding sequence ATGGCGATCAAACCGTGCAACAAGGCCGCCTTGCGCGCGCTGCTCTCGGCCTTCTCGGCCGGGCTGCGCGCGAGCGCGCACTCGGACCTCGACGAACTGCTGCTCGCGCTGCGCGTCCTGCAGCCGCGCAACGCCGCGGTCGACCTGTGCGACGTGCGGCTGCGGATCAGCCGGCGCGACTGGATCGGCGCGCTGCACATCCTGCGCACGCTCGAAGACCAGCAGCGCGGCACGCCGCTGTGCGCGGCGCTGCAAAGCTGGTGCCTGTATGCGCTGCAGGACGACGACTGGCGGCGTTACGCGCAGACCGTGGTGATGTCGGGGGATCGGGCGTCGACGGTGCTCGTCGGCCGGTTCCTGAAGGTGGACGAGCTCGCGGACGCCGTCGGCATGCACGACGACGACGTCGCCGCGCGCATCTCGCAACTGCTGCGGCTCGACCGGTATCAGTGGGCGCGGCATGTGCATGCGAGCGGGATGGGGTGA